A stretch of DNA from Rhizobium sp. BT04:
GGGCAATCGCTGCTACCGAAGAGAACCGCAAGCGCTATTGAACATCGGCTCACTTGAGGCTAAATATAACCTCAAGTGAAAAGGATCCATGACCATGATGGGATTTGCTGTCATCGCCGATGTTCTCGGGCTGCCCGCCAGGGAGCCGGCGTCACGCTCGGCCTTCGGCCTGCTCTCCAGCATCGAGGAAGGCCTGCCGGTCAAGGCGCTTGACCGCATGGCGCTGCTGCTGGCGCCTAGCGACGCCCAGTTCAAATACCGCCTCGTTCCGAAGGCCACCTATGAGCGGCGTAAGTCCAAGCATCGGCTCTCTTCCGACGAGGGCATAAAGCTCGCCCGTCTTGCACGCGTCTGGGGCTTGGCGCTCGATGTCTGGCAGAGCGAGGCCGAGGCACGCGATTTCCTGTTTCGCCCGCATGCGATGCTGGAGGACCGGCGGCCGATCGATGTGGTCATCCAGAGCGAGATCGGCGGCGAGTTGGTGCTCGATATCCTTGGAAGCCTGAAATACGGCAGCGCTGCGTGAGCGCACAGCATCTCGACCGTACGCTGACATCCGTCCGCATCGGCGATCCCCAGGGAAACTATCCGATCTTCGACGCCACCGGCTCGACCATCGCGCCGGGACGGTGGAACACATCGGGCAGCCCGATGATCTATACGAGCGAGCACTATTCGACGGCGCTGCTGGAAAAGCTCGTCCATGGCAGCGGGCGGCTGCCGCCCAACCAGCACTATGTCACGATCACCATACCGCATGGGCTAAGTTACGAGGTGTTCTCCGAGCCCGCGCTGCCCGGCTGGGACAGCATGCCGGCTGTTGTCAGCAAGGCCTTCGGCGAACGCTGGTGCCAGGAGAAGCGCAGCGCCATCCTGCTGGTGCCAAGCGTCGTCGCCCGCGTCGACAACAACATATTGATCAACCCGGCCCACCCGGAATTCCCCTCGATCGCGGTCAGCCTTCACCAACCCGTCTTCTGGGATCGCCGTCTGTTCGGCGTCTGACGAGCTCAATTTCCCGCGGATAATGCAGGCCAGCTCCCGGCGGCTGACTTCGCCGCCAGCCAGGCACGACGAGCTTGTCATGCTTCTGCGCTTCCTCCGAATGCTGCAATCGCCCGGAGCCGGCAAGGCCCGAACCTCGCCATCATCATTTACGTTAAAAACTAGGGTAAATTTGGTGCGTAGCTATGACGCACGGCAGTCCAATTGACTTCTAAAACTTGGACATGTAATTGCTAATCTAATTTTGAAAATGCAAGTAGAATATATGTATCATCTGGGCGAAGTTGTAATACGGCGACAGCAAGAAAAGTTGATTAGATCGGTAAGGAAATTTGTTAGTAGAGGGCAGCCATACATTATAATGGATTTTCCATCCACTAAAGATCCCGGTCACCACGCAAGTTGGTTGGGGTTGGTTAATGTATTGTACGGTATAACAGGGCGCCTGCCCGTGCTTGCCGGCAGCTCTCCCGAAAGTATTGACGAAGTAAAATCCACTCCGGGCGACGCTCCAATATTCATTTGCGGGTGGTCAACCTTCGGAGACGGCCGGACCGGCAGAGATGATATTCGCTATCGTCTGGCCTGCAGATATCCGGATCGAACTATAATTCAGATGCCTCAAACCATCGATTTCGCCAATGAGTCACTTAAGGAGTACGCGAAGCGCACGATTGGAAGGCATCGCAAATATTTCTTGATGACGCGCGACGAGCAGAGTTACGAGCTGGCAAAAGCCAACTTCGATTGCGATATCGAGGGTGGCCCGGACACGGCATTCGGCATTGAGCTGCCTAAACCATTCGAAGCCGATCCTCTCAGGGTACTATACGTCATGCAGCCTTCTGGAGAGGACGACGTTGATATCGCCGAAGCGCGAGCGATCGTTGACGGCCCCCTCACCAATTGGACTAACGGTCCGGATGGCTTGTCGCGCATGCGCAAGTCGAGTGTTGTCAAGGCCGCAATGCGGCGTGGCTTCAGCCGCGCCGAAATGGTGGCCCAACATCGCGAGGATGTCGCCGCCCGATATGTCGACTATGGCGTGAAGATGCTGTCCGGCGCGCAGCGGATCATCACCAACCGTCTGCATGGTCATATCCTCTGTCTTTTGCTCAACAAGCCACATGTCGCGGTTGCGAGAAACGGAAGTAAGCTGCACGACATCGTCAGCAGCTGGGCTGGCGACACCCCTCTGGTGGAGAAAGCAACGAATGCCAGTGAGCTTTTAGCGGCAATGTCCCGCCTTCCGTATGAGATGAACGGAACTTGGTACAGGTCAAGTATACCCATGGATCTAAGCCACAGCCTACCTGCTAGAGATCTCGTACCTCATCCCTCGATAGTTTGATTCGCAGTAGGAGCTCAGTTTTGTCGGTTGCACGAGACGATGATATTCTATTCAGCCATGTCAACAAGAACCGATCCGCGGCAGCTGTAACCGGTGCCTTCTGGTCGGCGATGAGTACGCTTATTCCGACGGTCCTCACCTTCGCAGTTTTCGTGGTGACGTCTCGAGTCCTCCAGCCTCAGGATTTCGGTCTCGTCGCGCTGTCATTCAGCATCGTGTCGTTTGCCGGCAGTTTTGGACCGACTGCATTTGGCGAAGCAATCATACAACGATCCGAAATAAGGCGAAGCCATCTGGATACGATATTCCTGTTGTCGCTTGCTTTCTCATTTTTGGTCTACGGAGTCTTGTGTATCGCCGCCTCGCCAATCGCCGCATATGTGGGGCACAAGGAAGTCACGTCCCTTATCTACATCATGGGACTGAAGGTGTTCTTCGACTTCACCGCTATCGTTCCGAACGCGATCGTTAACAGGAAGATGTCATTCCATCTGGTCGCTGTCCGGACTGTTATCGCCACGATCACATCGGGTTGCATTTGCCTTGTTTTGGTTCTCGCAGGCTTCGGCCTGTGGGCGCTTGCGATTGCACAGATCGCGGCCACGGCGGCATCATGCGGCGCTGCTTTCTGGGGTGCAGGGTGGTCGCCCGGACTTCACGTGAAGAGAGAAAGCCTGAAGGACCTCCTGCACTACGGCTTTTTTGCATCCGGCACTCGGTTTTTGCAGACGATGAGCTTGGACAACTTGATCATCGGTGTGCTCCTAAGCCCGTCGGCACTCGGTATTTATAATTTCTCGAAGCGTTTGTTTGATATGATCAACAACGTCATCGCCGGGGGCTTAACATCTGTCACCCACGTCTTGCTGTCCTCATTGCGGTCCGATCCGAAGAAAGTTCGAGAAGCCTTTCTGATGGCAACGTTTGGTTGCGCTCTGGTTTCCTACCCCGTATTCATTGGCCTTGCCGCAGTTGCCGATGATGCGATCACGACCATTTTCGGTGCGCACTGGATCGAGGCCGTCTGGCCGGTCCGGTTCTACTGCGTTATCGGGTTGATGGCTGGGATCGGCTACGTGCAGGCATCCTTGATCAAGAGCCAGGGGGAGATGGATTGGTGGTTTTACTACCAGCTGGCCCGAAATCTCCTGACGCTGGTGACGATCGCAGTGCTTTATCCCTATGGCGTCACAACAGTTGTTTTCGCAATTATGATCGAAGTTCTGCTGTTTTGGCCGATCACCAGCTGGAAGGTGTCGCGACATATAGAGCTGAGTGTCGGAGCCTATCTCAGGCAGTTTCTTCGGCCCAGCCTGGCTTGTGCAGGAATGGTCGCTGTGGTTTTGCTCCTGCATGAAACGCTCATTCATTGGTCGCCTTATCCACGTTTGGCTGTGGAAATCGTTGCAGGCGGAATTGCATATTGCTGCCTGATCTTTGTTCTGTGCAGGTCGCGTCTCAATGTCTTGATCGGCAGCATAAAGCAGGTGCGGCAGCGCAAAACCAATAGGGACGCGCCTGTCGAACCTGTGACACAACAATCGTGATATCGGTGCTCCTCCGCAGCGACCTGCGTTGCGGTCGAGCCGATTGATACTTAAAGCAGTAAGTCGGCACGGCGTCACTTTCCCCACCGCGTCTAAACGCCACTCAGACGCAAGCGAAAGAGGATAATCCATCAGATGACCAGTCTCGACCGCGGTTATTCGCCATCGACGATTGACGACGCTGGCGTCTCGATTCCCGACCGCAGCCGTTACTATTCTCTGGATGCAATGCGTGGGTTTGCCGCTATCTGTGTCGTCGCTACCCATTTCCAGGAACGATATGCTCCATCGGCCTATCTGGCAGTCGATTTTTTCTTCGTTCTCAGCGGGTTCATTATCGCGGAGATTTATGGAAAACGGCTTTCGCGTGGTCTGCCATTCCAGGGGTTTATGACGGCTCGAATCAAGCGTCTCTATCCGCTCTATTTGATCGGAATTTTGGTCGGCCTCGTTCAGATCATATTGTTAACAGGCTGGGGTCTGAGAGATCAAAGTGCCATCGACTTGCTGGTGTCGACCGTGGTCAACGGGGTTTTTCTGCCCAGCCCGATGTATTTCCTGCAGACGAAGCCGATGCAGGGGATGTTTCCAATCAATGGCCCGGCATGGTCGATGTTCTGGGAATTGTTGGTGAATATTGTCTTCGCGCTATGGCTTTTCCGGCTCTCCATCCGCGCCCTTTGCGGAGTTGCGTTGGTTTCGGCTGCGCTTTTGGTTTTTGTGGGTCTTCACTACGGTATGTTGAATATCGGCTGGGAGTGGCCTTCAGCGGTGGGTGGTCTCCCAAGGGTGATGTTTTCATTCACTGCAGGGGTCGTGATCAGCCGTCTATTCGGTGGCATGCCCGCCTGGAGGAAGGGTTGGGCGGCCATCGTGCCGTGCCTTCTTCTGATGATTTGTATTGCCGCGCCGGTTCCTCTCCTGCTGCGGCCTTACTATGATTTGATGTTCGCGACGGCCCTGGCGCCGCTCATCGTGATGCTTGGCCTCTTTCTGGAGATGCCGGCAAAGGCAGAGGCGTGGGCAACGTGGGTCGGGTATATCTCCTACCCCGTCTACATCCTGCACCGAGGTGTGATCGGTGTTTTCAAGCCAGTCGCGGGGTGGATTGGATTGAATGGCCCTCTCGCCTTCTTCGTGCTTCTGAGTGCCGTCGTATGTTTCGCTTATGTAACGGCTCGTCTCCTCGACAGAACCATGGCCATGCAGACTCGGCCAGCTCGATAATGCGCAAACTCCGCCCCACATCAAATGATGGGGGTGCAATGATTGTCGTACCGTCACACCCTCTGCCGCGGCGAGCGGGCCATCAGCCGGGCATAGGCGATGGCCGACAGCATGTTGACGTGGTTGGCCTTGCCGGTGCCGGCGATGTCGAAGGCGGTGCCGTGATCGACCGAGACACGGTCGATCGGCAGGCCGAGCGAGACGTTGACCGCGGTCTCGAAGGCGACGAGCTTGATCGGGATATGGCCCTGGTCGTGATATTGGGCGATGACGAGATCGAAGGAGCCGTTATAGGCGCGGGCAAACACCGTATCGGCCGAGATCGGTCCGACAACGTCGATGCCTTTTGCCTGCGCTTGCTCGACGGCGGGCGCCAGGAATTCCATGTCCTCGGTGCCGAACAGGCCGTTTTCGCCGCAATGCGGATTGAGGCCGGCGACGGCGATGCGCGCCTTGCGGCCGAGCCGCAGGAAGTGCCCGTGGCCGGCTTCGATGGTGGCAAGCACCCGCTCGGTCTTGGCGCGCTCGATCGCGCCCTTCAGCGAAATATGGGTGGAGACGTGGATGGTGTTCAGCCGCTCGGAGGCGAGCAGCATGAAGGAGCTCTTCGAGCCGGTGAGATGGGCGAGCAGCCCGGTGTGGCCGTCATGGTGATGGCCGGCGAGGTTCATCGCTTCCTTGTTGATCGGCGCGGTGACGATGACATCGGCTTCATGAGACATGGCGAGATCGACGGCGCGGGTGATATAGCGCACCGAGGCATCGCCGGCGACGGGGCTGACCTTGCCGATTTCCGGCAGCGCCGCGCCGAGCGCGACTTCGTCGACGGCGATCCTGTCGTCACTGGGTGCATCGGCAGGGCCGAACCGCAGCCCGGCGCCGGTGACGCGGTTGGCGCGCTCCAGCGCTTCGACATTGCCGACGATGACGAAATCGCGGCGCTCTTCCCTTGGAAGGGCTGCCAAGGCCTTGACGATCACTTCGGGGCCGACGCCAGAGGGATCACCGAGCGTCACGGCGACTATCGCATTCCTGTCCATCATCAAAGTCCCTTCTGAAAACCGCGTCGCCTAAAAGGCGGCTGCATAAATCGAGCGAATGTCGGCGCGCGAGAGGTCCCGCGGATTGTTGTCGAGCAGACGGCGGATAGCAAAGGCGTCGTCGGCCATGGCGTCGAGATCGCTTTCCGGCACACCGAGGCCGGACAGTTTCATCTCGATGCCGAGTTCGGCGCAGAAAGCGTAAGCCGCATCGAAAACCGATGCGGTGTTTTCCGAGGTCCCATAACCGAGCGCTTCCATCACCGCCTTCGTTTTTTCGGGGGCAGCCGGCGTGTTGAAGGCGAGCACATGCGGGAAGATCAGCGCATTCGCCGCGCCATGCGCCACGTGCCAGCGCGTGCCGAGGGGATAGGCGAGCGCATGGCCGCCGGCGGTATTGACCGGGCCGAGGCAGAAGCCGCCGTAGAGCGAGGCGAGCGAGAGACCGGCGCGTGCCTCGGCGTCGTTGCCGTCCTTGACGGCGCGGGCGAGATATTTGCCGACGAGGCGCGTTCCCTCGATCGCATAGATGTCGACCATCGGATGGGCCCTGCGGTTGGTGAAGGCCTCGACGCAATGGGCCATCGCGTCGACGCCGGTTGCCGCCGTCGTGCGGGCCGGCACGCTGAAGGTCAGGGCCGGATCGATGACGGCGATATCGGCGAGCATATGCAGGCTTTCCACCGCAAGTTTTGCCATCGTGGCGGGATCGGTCACCAGCGCGCGGATGCCGGCTTCGCTGCCGGTGCCCGATGTCGTCGGCACCTGGGCCAGCCCCACCTTGCGCGGTCCATGCACCTTGTTCGGGCCGACGACCTCGTGCAGCGTCTGCGCGGAGCCGGCAAGCACGGCGGCCAGTTTTGCCAGATCCATGGCGCTGCCGCCGCCGAAGCCGACGACCAGCTCGGCATCGGCGCCGTTTGCCGCCGCCAGGACTTTTTCTAGGTTGGCCGTATCCGGTTCAGGCGTCACCTCGGAAAAAACAGTGATCTCGCCTTTCAGTTCCAGCACGTCGATGCGCGAAGCGTTGAAG
This window harbors:
- a CDS encoding iron-containing alcohol dehydrogenase, which translates into the protein MASLGSPITIIRPHLIEFGVGTAGKLGKWAAEKGYRRTLVISDAFNASRIDVLELKGEITVFSEVTPEPDTANLEKVLAAANGADAELVVGFGGGSAMDLAKLAAVLAGSAQTLHEVVGPNKVHGPRKVGLAQVPTTSGTGSEAGIRALVTDPATMAKLAVESLHMLADIAVIDPALTFSVPARTTAATGVDAMAHCVEAFTNRRAHPMVDIYAIEGTRLVGKYLARAVKDGNDAEARAGLSLASLYGGFCLGPVNTAGGHALAYPLGTRWHVAHGAANALIFPHVLAFNTPAAPEKTKAVMEALGYGTSENTASVFDAAYAFCAELGIEMKLSGLGVPESDLDAMADDAFAIRRLLDNNPRDLSRADIRSIYAAAF
- a CDS encoding polysaccharide pyruvyl transferase family protein, with translation MYHLGEVVIRRQQEKLIRSVRKFVSRGQPYIIMDFPSTKDPGHHASWLGLVNVLYGITGRLPVLAGSSPESIDEVKSTPGDAPIFICGWSTFGDGRTGRDDIRYRLACRYPDRTIIQMPQTIDFANESLKEYAKRTIGRHRKYFLMTRDEQSYELAKANFDCDIEGGPDTAFGIELPKPFEADPLRVLYVMQPSGEDDVDIAEARAIVDGPLTNWTNGPDGLSRMRKSSVVKAAMRRGFSRAEMVAQHREDVAARYVDYGVKMLSGAQRIITNRLHGHILCLLLNKPHVAVARNGSKLHDIVSSWAGDTPLVEKATNASELLAAMSRLPYEMNGTWYRSSIPMDLSHSLPARDLVPHPSIV
- a CDS encoding RES family NAD+ phosphorylase translates to MSAQHLDRTLTSVRIGDPQGNYPIFDATGSTIAPGRWNTSGSPMIYTSEHYSTALLEKLVHGSGRLPPNQHYVTITIPHGLSYEVFSEPALPGWDSMPAVVSKAFGERWCQEKRSAILLVPSVVARVDNNILINPAHPEFPSIAVSLHQPVFWDRRLFGV
- the pdxA gene encoding 4-hydroxythreonine-4-phosphate dehydrogenase PdxA; this translates as MDRNAIVAVTLGDPSGVGPEVIVKALAALPREERRDFVIVGNVEALERANRVTGAGLRFGPADAPSDDRIAVDEVALGAALPEIGKVSPVAGDASVRYITRAVDLAMSHEADVIVTAPINKEAMNLAGHHHDGHTGLLAHLTGSKSSFMLLASERLNTIHVSTHISLKGAIERAKTERVLATIEAGHGHFLRLGRKARIAVAGLNPHCGENGLFGTEDMEFLAPAVEQAQAKGIDVVGPISADTVFARAYNGSFDLVIAQYHDQGHIPIKLVAFETAVNVSLGLPIDRVSVDHGTAFDIAGTGKANHVNMLSAIAYARLMARSPRQRV
- a CDS encoding lipopolysaccharide biosynthesis protein; translated protein: MSVARDDDILFSHVNKNRSAAAVTGAFWSAMSTLIPTVLTFAVFVVTSRVLQPQDFGLVALSFSIVSFAGSFGPTAFGEAIIQRSEIRRSHLDTIFLLSLAFSFLVYGVLCIAASPIAAYVGHKEVTSLIYIMGLKVFFDFTAIVPNAIVNRKMSFHLVAVRTVIATITSGCICLVLVLAGFGLWALAIAQIAATAASCGAAFWGAGWSPGLHVKRESLKDLLHYGFFASGTRFLQTMSLDNLIIGVLLSPSALGIYNFSKRLFDMINNVIAGGLTSVTHVLLSSLRSDPKKVREAFLMATFGCALVSYPVFIGLAAVADDAITTIFGAHWIEAVWPVRFYCVIGLMAGIGYVQASLIKSQGEMDWWFYYQLARNLLTLVTIAVLYPYGVTTVVFAIMIEVLLFWPITSWKVSRHIELSVGAYLRQFLRPSLACAGMVAVVLLLHETLIHWSPYPRLAVEIVAGGIAYCCLIFVLCRSRLNVLIGSIKQVRQRKTNRDAPVEPVTQQS
- a CDS encoding acyltransferase; translation: MTSLDRGYSPSTIDDAGVSIPDRSRYYSLDAMRGFAAICVVATHFQERYAPSAYLAVDFFFVLSGFIIAEIYGKRLSRGLPFQGFMTARIKRLYPLYLIGILVGLVQIILLTGWGLRDQSAIDLLVSTVVNGVFLPSPMYFLQTKPMQGMFPINGPAWSMFWELLVNIVFALWLFRLSIRALCGVALVSAALLVFVGLHYGMLNIGWEWPSAVGGLPRVMFSFTAGVVISRLFGGMPAWRKGWAAIVPCLLLMICIAAPVPLLLRPYYDLMFATALAPLIVMLGLFLEMPAKAEAWATWVGYISYPVYILHRGVIGVFKPVAGWIGLNGPLAFFVLLSAVVCFAYVTARLLDRTMAMQTRPAR
- a CDS encoding antitoxin Xre-like helix-turn-helix domain-containing protein, whose product is MMGFAVIADVLGLPAREPASRSAFGLLSSIEEGLPVKALDRMALLLAPSDAQFKYRLVPKATYERRKSKHRLSSDEGIKLARLARVWGLALDVWQSEAEARDFLFRPHAMLEDRRPIDVVIQSEIGGELVLDILGSLKYGSAA